The nucleotide sequence ACAGCCATAGGAGCGCGTAAGTGTTCAAACAATCCCCAAAGGTATCTTCGGCCAATAGCAGCCCAGGCTTTCTTATAGCTCTTGTTGTATAAGCCTAAGCGGTCGGCTACCTGCTGCATATTGCCGTAGTAAATACCTACCTTGTCTTCGCTGCTCTGGCCTTGCGTGTCTGCGGTAACGCCGGTCTTCTGGCCAATGACATTATCAATGTATTGGACTAGGTTAATTGTGCCGTTTAATTCAGGGGTTTCAAATTGGTAGATACCGTCTTGAATGCGCTTTGCGCCAACATTCTTGAATTTAACTAGACCATCAGGTCGCCAATTCAACTCGGCTGGATCAGCTATCAAGTTAGTGTCATAGCCACGCATCCCCCAGTTCTTCTTATTGCGGTTATCCAGTTCCTGATTAACCAGGATTCTAGCCATTTCTGCTAGAGGCACGATGTCATCAACCGGAGCCTTAGACCAGAAGTTGAAAATGTCTCGGTGAGTAGCCCAGGAAGGATAAGGTGATAGGTCAGACTTAAATACTTCGGTTAATGGGCAAACCTTTACACCCAGCCCGGTTTCGTAGTTGAAAAGAACATACTGCTTTACGCCATTCCAAGTGGTGAACCCCTCAATCAGCTTATACAATGCCTGACCTGCGTAGTTGTGAGTAATACCATCCATCCCAAGTGCCATCATTCGGCTTTGCTTGGATTGGTACATATTGTCATTCTGGACCAACTTATCAGCCGAGGTTGCATTAATCAGTTTTTGGACTGTTTCTTTGTCATATCCACGTTCTTTTACCCCTTCTTTTAAATCCTCCCTACTCTTAAAGAGATTATCTTCATAATCGAAGCGATGTTTATTGAAATCACCGCCGCCAATCGGGTCAGCAACGAAATCATAAACGTCAACCACCTTCAAATTGCTTCTGTATTTAGGCTTTGATTCAGACCAAAACTTAAAGATTGCTCGCCCATACAGAATTGCCTGCTTCTTGGCGTCGAGGTCAATCATATCCCAATCGTGGTCTTCGTTCTGGCTCTCTGCTTCGTAGAAGGCTTGAACTTTCTTTGCTGCCTTGTAATCCGCTTCCTCAGCCTGTTCAAACTTCAAAGACGGTGGATCATCAATCTTGGATAACAAAGTCTCAACAAAGCCGGGCACAATCGGGATCGGCACGTTATAGCGTTGCTTTAGGCTCTTGGTCTGCTTGTTGAAATACTGGTCCTCTGCCAGCTTCCAAGCTGCCTCGCGCTGATGCCTGAATTGCAAACCAGCGTCGTATTCGGCGCGAGCTTGTTTAACGATTTGTTGTTTCTCACTATCCATAGTATTGCGTGTCTGCCTCCCACTGAGGCTGTACATAAGGCTTAAAATCTTCATTGACCATCTGGTCTTCTACCAGCGCAGTGTATCTGTGTTCATCGGCTCCGTGACTGGTCCAGTCGTGAAGCGGCTTATCCTTAAAAATCTTCTTATCTTCATCGTACTCTTTCGTGTATTGGGGAATTAATCGGAGCCAGTCTTTGCAGTTAGTCTTATCAACCCAGAGCTTCCTGAAGAGTCTCCTGCCGGCTTCTATACCATCCTGTACGGGTAGATTCGGGACTATCTCAAACTCGATACCTAATTCCTTGGCCACTTCCCAGCGGCTTTTGCCGGTCCCTAGCTCTCGTACCTGAATGTCGTGCGGGGCAAAATGTTTGCCGTAGGTATAGGGTTTTTCCTTTACGAGCTTGATTGCTTCTGCGAGTCCTTTTCCGGTGAATTCGAGGTAGTCAATCTTTCGTCGTTCGAGTCCAACGGCCTGGTAAAATCCAATTGCCATTGAATCTCTGATCCCCAAGTCCCAAACGGTGTGGACAAGAACCGATGGATCATAAGGTACGTTAGTGAACCGACCAGCTTTCTCTGCTTCGTCATATTCTTTCCAATAATAGGCTCCCATAATGGCTGCGGTGAATGAACAATAATATTCCTGCTGGATCATTTCTTCGGCCATCCCTGACTCCCGTTCTTCCTGAATAACCTCTGGGCTTATAATGCCGGTGTCATCTACGGTGAGCTTCTGTACAAACCATTTCGGATTCTCCCTAGCCATTTCATATAGGTCGTAACCGTGATTCTTACCTCTTGGAGTGTAATTAAAGATTGCCCACCCGCCGTTTTCTGCCAGTATCGGCCTGATGAAATCCCAGACTTTCGGGTTTTGAAGAGCATATTCTGAGAACACACAGCCAACAGGGTTAGTACCTACAATCGAATCATAATCATCTGTGCCGATAATCTGGAAGACCGAGTTATTCTTGAACTCGATCAGCATTTCAGTGTTATCCGTTCGCTGTCTGAGTTCTTGCGGAAAGTGGTCAGTAAACTTGAAGCCGTCCTTGTCCATTCCTTTCCAGAGGATCTTCTTGCCTTGCTTGTAGGTCGGGAAAAAGTAGTAGTAGGTTCCTACCCGTTCCATCATCTTCTTGGCTACCAGATTGACTAGAGTTTTATCTTTTCCACAGCGACGATGCCAGAGGATGACGGCGCGTTTGATTCCATTATCAACTGCTTGTAAAAGAGGTAACTGGTAGTCTCTAGGTGTGAACTTGTGGGGGAGGATTATTTCCATAGGAGACAATTTTCACGATTACTTCTCCGTCATCTCCTGTACCGGCTATCTTCGTTACCGCTTTACCAAAGGCTCTATCCATCAATGAATCAATAGCCTTGTTATCTGGGGTCTTAGTCGTAATGTAGTAGTAGGTATCTTCGGTATTACCGTCTAGGTATGCTTTGATCTCTTCTGGATCGGTTACCAAAACGTGTTCCTCGCGCTTCTTACTCCCTTCACCAATTTGGTCAACTCGATACAAGTAAGAGCATCCTTCAGCGATAGATATTTGGGCGTTAAAGAGTTTGTCCACATTCTGAATAACCCTGTTGATAAACTGATCCTCTGCTGCTTTCTTTTCCAGGGTTGTTTTGTTCAGGGAGCCTTTCTTGCGTCCCGCTCCTTTTCTCTTACCGCCCTTCATATTGATTTCTTTATCTATTTATCAAAACTATTTATTTCCATACTTCTCTAAATATCTCTCTTGTACCTCTGCGACGGTAGGTATGTCTCCTGTCTCTTTCTTCAGTTCGTTGTAGCAGTCCAATAATAGCTGTTCTGTTTTAGTCTGTTTCTTCACGAAATTTTATTTGGCTTATTTAAGGAGATGATCACGATGAATCTGTATTACGCTGAATATCCACAATACTTGTCAATTGACACTGTAACTGTAAACTGTTAATATAATTACAGATAGCTGGGGGAGCGGACAACGAATTGAAAGCCAACTAGAGATTCAAAAGCCGTTCTCCCCCTAACTCCTTAAAGCTCATTCGAGCGGAAATAAATAATCATATGAAGCTAGAAGAAATCTTTGTCAGCAAACTTGTGAGTGAAAATGAAGGGGGAGATTCAAACCAGTATGAGTATATCGGTTTATCTCGCGCTATTAATAAGTACGGCCAGTATTGCCGAAACTTTGAACACTTCTATCGCTCTCCTAAACTGAATATGCCTGAGCGTTCAGAGCTAAAATTCAAAACATTTGACGAATGGCTATTAACCGAAATCTAATCAATTAACGCCTAACGGCAGAAACAAAACATATGGCAGTGGATACAAAAGCAGTCCTGCGAGACTATAAATCGCTTATCAAAAAAGGTCGGAAACGCTTCATCAGTGCGTTGGCTCGAAAGCATAACTGCTCTCGGACCTACATCTACAAAATTATTAAAGAATCTCAACCTGTATGAAAGACCTGTTCTACCTGATTTTGCTAGTCATTATGTTTTTTGGCTTCGTTTATCTGGCTACCAGACCAACCGAAGCCGAGTATCAACACTGTATGGTCACCTCAACCGACAAAGCAATCTGTGAATCATTAAAGCCCTAACTATGAGCGACTACCTAGATCAGTTTTTGAAAGAACACGAGGAAGCGGAGGAGAAAAGAAAGCGTAAAAAAGAACAAGAGAACGAAGGGAAAGCGTAGGTACATTTCCGGTAGCGGTACCAATGCCCTAAGCCTTATTTTTAGCCTCAGCTAAAATTCATATCCCTTATATCTTCATAATGGCACATCTGCAATTGCTGTCAATGGGGATAACCCTGTGGACAACTCATCATTAACCAACACAAATATGAAAAACAAAATACAACTTATCGGCTACTCCTTGACCATCGGCTTTATTCTTCTCCTGCTCATTAAAGGAACCCTAGATTATGCCCAGTGGCACTCAACGTACAGCTTTAAGATTCAGAACATCTTCTTAATCGAACCGAGAGAAACGCCGATAGCAAACCCGGTGGTAAAAGAAGCAGAAGCCAAAGAGCCAACCCTAGAGGACAGGGTACGAGATGTTTTCGGCAACCATACGGACACCTTTATGAAAATAGCCTCTGCGGAAAGCGGCCAGAACTCAGGCAACAAAGGCTATAACTGTATTTATAACGGCGAGTCTATGGCCTGTAAGAAAGGCGATGAAGCCAAGGCGTGGTCAGTAGACTGCGGATTCTTACAGGTCAATGTTCAAGGCCGAATTTGTCCTGCTGAGATGTATGACCTCGAATACAACCTGCAAGCCGCTAAAGGGAAGTTTGACCGGCAAGGGTTTCAGGCGTGGTCGGTCTGTCGTTATAAGAAAGTAATATGCAAGTAAACTATGAAGAAACCATTTGTCGCACCACTGGTAAAATGCGTGGTTAAGAATTGCCCTGGTTGGCGAACTACTACCGGCAAACCAAACCTGCTTCAGCATGTGAAAAGTATCGCCAAGTCTGAGGTGCTGAATAAACATATTATGGGTTCAGGTGAAACCATCCACGCAGACTACCTTAAGAAACATATCCACAAGTCAATCGAGACTAGGCAGAGAATTACAATTGTCTTAAAAGGTAAGACACACATCTTTGATCTAGATTAATCAACTAACAGTGCTTCATTAGCACGGTAATAACTATGAATAGAATAATCAAATTTCGAGCTTGGGATAAAAGAGAAAAAAAGATGATAGTCCCTGAAGACCTTTTTGATCCTTACAATATCCCTGTTGAGCCCGATGAGTATGGCTTTACATTAAAAAGCAAGTTCGAGCTAATGCAATTCACCGGACTCTTAGATAAGAACGGGTCGGAAATATTTGAGGGAGATATTGTATCTTGGGGTTCTTCAAGAAATATGTTCATTAAATATGAAGACAGAGGAATGTATGAATTCTGGCATACAGAAACAGAAAAAGCTCACCACTGGGGAATCTGGAATATACATAAAGAACTCGAAGTCATCGGCAACATTTATGAAAATCCAGAATTAATCATTAACCCACCTAAAGCGTATGAACCTTGTATTTAAAATAGCCTCTAAAATCGTAAAGCTAATTTTCTTACCCGTTGTACTACCAGTAGCAATAATTCTCGGTCTTGTAGTAGCAGAAGATTGGCAAGATTACCGAGATGGATTGATAGACTTAATCACATTGAACAACTAACTTCCTGCGGCCTAAGAAGCCGAATTATATGAACGAAGAATATACCTGCTCTATGTGTCAGCAAACATATCAAAAAGGTTGGTCTGATTATAAAGCTAATAAAGAGGCTGAATCCCTCTGGGACGTCGAATCTGCATCAACTAACCCAAGTATGGCAATCGTCTGTGATGACTGCTTTATTAAAATGACTGGCATCGTTAACACTAAACTCCTATGACCAGAACCCAAGACCTAGAATCAAAACAAGCACAAGAGAATCAAGTAGAAAGTTGGGAGGAAGATTTTGATAAAACGTTCGTGTTTGAGAGAGATAGCGATGCAGGCTTTGATATTCTTCTCAAATATGGTGAGAACTATAATGACGTGGCTACAGATACTGACATTAAAGCCTTCATCCGTGAAGTCCGTAGAGAGGCCCAGCTTGAAGTAATCGAGGAGCTAAAAGACGGAATGAAAGTCCCATTGGATGATGGACGCTGGCTTAATGCTTTTGACATACAAGCCCTCAAACAACACCTTAAACAACTATTCAAATTAGACCCATGACCCTCTGGACTAGATTCCTCATCTGGTACGGCCACCTCTCATCTTGCTGCACGGCTAAAACACTCTACGACGCATCCTATGATCAAACAATCTGCTCAAAATGTAAACAACGCCTATGAAAGAACCAACACCAGGATTAGAACACATTAACGACCTCAGACTATGCGGTGACTGCATTATCACCGTAGACGAAAATAAGACCTCCTAACCGGGGGCTTTCAACTTTACACTAGAGATTTGAGGCTTGCGGGTTACGGCGCGGAATAATTTGAAAATCCTAGAACGAGCACCTTGACGCAAGGGTTCGACTGCTACACTACGAGGACAAGGGAGAAAGGGGGCTACCACCCCCAGATACTCAAAACTACCACTGCCAGGACTCCCACCGCTACTGTTCTCCAACTCAAATACTTCAAGTCTCCCCAGGGATCTTTCTTCTTCCCTCCGTAATACTCTTTCTGAAGCTCCCTCAGTAGGACTACTTTCCACTTTTCCATACTCAAACCTTTCTCCCTCCTGGTCCCTATCAAGCAGTCAGGGGTTCCCTTGTGTCATAGGTCGAGTACAATGATTTTCAATTTATGCCGGGTTAAATCTCAGAGCGAGAGTTGTCCACAGGGGCAAATTGTTTAAAGCCCCTGTGTGTCAACTCGCCGCTCTTTTAGCAGACGATAGACGGACTGCTTCTCTGTGGGTTTCAGATCTACAGCCTTCCAGAATACCTCCCGGTCTTCTTTCTACGACACCCAATGACCCTCTTCCGAGGACCATTCCCATATAGGGCTTGCTGACTAACGTGCGGTTTACATAGCGTGGCACTCGAATGCCTATCGTCTATCTAAAGTATACCGCTCAAAACAGCAATGGGGCGTAAAGTTATCCCGAGCGGAGCGAGAGGGACTGCTGCAAGCCGGAATCAGGAACAAATAAGAATAGTCGGAAGATTGGGAAACCCGCATTTACCGATGAATAAAAGGATTTCCTACTGTGCGGCTATCCTCTTTATTGGAATAGTTTTGGATGTCAATTGGAAACACCATTGGAAGGTCACTCAATGGTTTCGAGCGAGTAAAATTCGACGACAGGACTCATTAACACTTCGGCTAAAGGGGTGGCGACAAGCCTAAGATGTGGGGCTACAGTAAATTGATTGTTGCGCCTAGCTTGGGCAAGGATTGGAAGGATTTCTTTGGCGTACTGAGCGGCAGTCTTCGTGATGGGTTCGTAAGGATTCTTCTGGTAATCTTGAACCGTAAAGACAACATAAAACCTACCGGGCTTGGCTAGGTACTGCTGAACCTTCTCTCTGATGTCTATCCCTTCCTGGGTGCCTCGTTCAACTTCAAAGTAAAATTGTTTGCCGAAAATCTGGAGAGCACGGTCAAAACGAAAGCCGTCTTTTTGGTCAGACTGGTGTTCCCAGATCAAAGAAAGTCCAGTCTTGCGGAAAGCAACATAGAGGTCGCCACACTCCTTTTCGTGCTTCCAGCTTTGCTCTGATACGGCCTTGCGCTTGTCGTCACTTCGTTTCCAAAAATAAATCCTCGAACCGCTTTTTTTGTTCTGGTGTAAGACCGCTATCGGCTTGGGAATTATCAGCTTCCTGTCCCACAGGGCTTTGAGGGCTTTTCTTACGGTATCCGGCTTTGCTTCCGTCAACCTTATTAGCTGTTCGGCGGTTAGGTTTGGTTCCTCTCTCAGCGCGAACAGTATCTTGTCCTTCAAATCGCTTGCGTTGTTCATTGAGTAAATCGTCTACGTCTAGGTATGTACTTTCATTATACAGTGCTTCCAAATAAGGCTTGGTATCCACTTCAATATCAGGCACGTTCGGTATCTTGATTAGCGCCGGGTCCATCTTCGACAGTTTAATAACGGCGTGCTGCTTCCTGATCTGAGACAGGGCATAGGAAACGTCCCGGTCAGCCAGCGCACCGCCATAGAACATCTTGACCACCTTTAAGCGGTCATCAGGGTTTGGAATATTAAAAGCGACTTTCAGCTTACAAAGATTCAATACCGCATCCAATACCGCTTTATCCTCAAACTGACCAAAGTATTGATGGGCGATAATGACAGCTAATCCGCTCTTTCGTTTATATGCCAAAAGGTTTGCCAGCTTCTGTGTGGCATACTGCCCAGCCTCGTCAATGTAGAGATAATACCGGCCTTTCCAGCCGTGATCCCGCAGCCGGTCTATCGAATCCACAATCTCATTGATAATCGTCGTACCTAAAAGTTTGGCGTGTATCGGCTCAAAGCCTGCGCCTGAGTACAGATTCACTAATACCACCCAGCCCTGAGATATTAAGTCGGTGAATTTGATTCCTTCCTTTGTTCCAAACATCAGTTCAAGCGTCGGGTGCTGATAGACCTCCAATCGCCTGAGCGTGGACTGAAGCTCATTTAGATACATCGCCCTAGAATTAAAAACCTCTTCAAGCGCCAGTCTATGCCTGTCCATTTCATCGGACTGTTCCAGTATTGTTTTCCGCTCCCTGATGTAGAGAGGATCAGAGAAGTATTTGGCTTCCCTGATAGTCATTCCCGCGTTCCACAGTAAAGACAGAATAGCCGTCAGGTAACGCTGAATCCTCGGAGTCTCGGACTGATCTTTATTACCAAAGGTAGTTTGAATGGCATCCCGAACATTCGATACTGAGGCTTCCTTATTTCCTTGTAGCGGGTTTATAGGAACAATTTTGTTGTAGTCATACCTAGAGGCCGGATCAATCAATAAAACCTTCTTGTGGCCGACTTTGGCGCAGTAGGCGAGGATTTTATAAACCGTATCGCCGCCGTCTGAGGAATCTAAAAAACACAGTCCATTTCCCCGGTCTATATCTTCCCGTACTAGGTGTTCTAAGAATCTGGATTTGCCTTCGCCAGTCGTGCCAATGATGTGCATATGCTCGCCGCGTTCTTCTTCGGAGAGCAATACCTGAGTAGATTCATTCTCGCCTAATAGCCGTAGCTTGTACTTGGAATTTGCCTGCTTCCACATTTCGGCGGAAGTCTGTTCGGCTTTCGGAAAACGAAAGTCTTCCTCCTTTGAATTGCCACTGAGTTTCTTATACCAGTCGGTCAAAGCAGTTCTCCAAGTTCCTTAATCTTTCGGCTATAAGTATTCATCTCGTTTTTCAATCTCTTTACCTCTGCCTTGTCATACGGGGTCGTTGCATTATCCTTCATCTCGTAATAGACCTTCATTGTTTTGGAAAGCTCGGACTGAAGCCGCTGATACATTCTAAGATTATGGGTGGTTTTGTATTCGTGCATCATTCGGTCAAGCGCAGCCTCGCGCTCCTTCATCTCGGCTTCAAGCACTCTCATTCTCTGGTGCTTACTAACTTCAATATCAGCAAGCCGCTCGGCTTCCTTCATCCGTAGGTCGCTCTTGTGATCGCGCAAGGCAATCTTCTTATCAATCTCAAGCTGCATCAAAAGGGCTTGCTGGTATGTCTCAACGGTCATCCCTTGACGGGTAGCAAGCTCGGTGACTATCGCGTGATTTCGACTTAATACAACTTCAAGCTCATGCCTGACCTTAACTAAAGTGGCTTCTCCTTGCAGCTTTATTGCTTCAACTGCCAGATGAATTTCATCATTCAATACCGTTAATAACCGCCCTCGTCCTGCGGATTTCCTCCGCTGCCAGAAGGACGTAAAAACACCACGGTCGGGGTGATACTTTTGAAGTATCTCGCCAATCTGGTCAAACATAGGGTCGGGGTCTAATGAATACTCAACGTACTTATTAGGATATTTAGCCCGTATTAGTCGGCCAACCTCAGCATCATCCATATTCCCATATTGGGAATATTTAGATTTCACTAATGCCCCTAACTCATCAACGGTCTTCATTTATTTCCTCAGAATACCCAGCGGGTCATCATCATCTTCATCAACCATCGGCCTATCTTCACTCTTGATAAAGATATAAACCGCCAAAACAACTATTACGACGCCGATGATTATATAAGTCATAGTCATCCTCTAGGAACTACCGGACGTTCTGCATTTGACCCATAGTCCCCCACTCCTGTGTTTGATACCTATATCGCAGCGTCATATCATTGCAACCTTTATCCGGTATGAAAATCTCAGCACCATCCTGTTTTCGTGCTAAAACTCCAGGGCAGTTACCTACAGAGCTTCTCCCCACTAATCGAAACTCGTGGGTCGTGCCGTTCGCCAAGCGTTCAATCCATACATCACCATTTCGAGAGAAATCCCGGCGCTTATTCCCTGTGTCGTCCTGCTCGAACATAACGTAGAAACTTGAAACCGCGTTTGAAACTGGTTGCGAGTTCTTATTGGAAACAGTGTCCCTACCACTAGGAAACCAGTTTGGCAGCTCTGTATAGATACCATAAAAAACTAATCCAATTCCGACAACAAAGAGTAAAATTGATAGCCGCTTTTGGTCCATTCATTAATCTCCAAAAGCAGCATCAATAATGTTCTTATGAACAGCGGGTCTTCCTTTTGATGCCGGGTCATACTCAAATCGTTTGATAATGATCTCGTGACTCTTCCCATTTGAGGGCGGCTGTCCATTATGCAGCCATAAGTTTATATGAACTTTCAAATCCCCCTCTGGAATTCCTCTGATCAGTTCACCGCCCATATCGTATTGCTCGCTAAAATAACCCTCCCAAATCAAATTTTGCTTCGGTGGTCGGGAGTAATGTCCGTGGATACTGGTGTATTCGACAGCATAATCATTCCAATCAATAACGTGCGTCGTATAGTTTCCGGCAAGTTTCATGTTAAACCGCTCTTTTGTGACCTCCATATCCCGCATCACATACTGGGCGTTTCGTGACTTCTCCTTACCCCAGCGGGAGAACTCTATATCTATTTCGTTCTTGTCATTCTTATAAAGGAACAGGCCCAGCACCACATTCTTATCAAGCTGATCAATCCTGCCATCCACATAGAAACGGTACTTGCCATACCCAAGCGGCTTCGCCAGCTTCACCTCGGCGCATTTCCAGTGATTGTGTCGCTCTGCCACTTTTAGGTGTAGACCCGTTTCATCAACCCAAACGTGGTTCTCTGACCACCAGTTGTTGCCCGGTCCTTTCGGGCGGCTGCCTGACTTGACAACCCATTCATAGCCTGAAAAATTTACTATTTTCATAAGTAACCCGCAGGCGGGATTATACCTAATTGACAAGGGGTGTTAGAATAGCGTTTTTGAGGAGTACCTATGGATACGCCACTGAGACGGAAATACGAAGAAGAGCTAAAGGAACTAAAGACACAAGCTGATACATTTCACAAACTCCTGAATAAAGATCCGCTTCCTAGAAACTGGTATCAAGAATTCAAGAATCTCCAAGCATTAGCGAGGGCGTTGAACGAAACTGAGAAAATGAAACAGACGGAAGAAGATATAATCAAGAGCCGTTGATAAAATGTACCCAAAAACGTACCCACAAGGCGTGGGGAAAAGGCGCAAAAATAAGGCATCTTTCTTGAGCTAAGATGCCTCGGTTTTGGTAAGTGTTTTATTGCTGATAACTTAGCCGAAATTAGGAGAAGACGATGAGCCTGTCACGTCGGAGGTCGCGGGTTCGAGTCCCGTCGGCTCCGCCATTAAATAAAAAGCCGTCCTTCGGGGCGGCTTTCGTGTTTTTTAAGAATTCGATTTAGCTTTTGAGCTTGTCCGCTTATTTTCGGATTTCCTTACAGCGACTACTAGGACTTTCAGTAGCTAGTACACTGGAACCTAAATTTGTTGAGGTTCAGAGTTACGCCTTCAGGCGTGAGAGCAACGTATATCACGCCTGAAGGCGTAACTCTGAACTCTGAAAAATATCAACTTACTTTGGTTCCAATGTACTAGGAAGTTATCGCTAAAACACATCCCTTTTTAGCACCGGCATCTAATCGTCCTGTGTGTTGCGGATGTTATCAATGGGATAAAGCAATAAGAGAAAAATCAATTTAATTAGGAGTCAGTGTACGCTTTGTTACTGTATGATTCCATAAAAGAAGCCCTCTCAAAAACGGAAGGGCTTTAAATTTTAATATTTACTCTAAATGCGCCAGGAAGTCTAAGATCAGGAATGCCCTGATTGTGTTTGCTTTCCTGCCATAGGTTAGGTATTCGCCGTGCATTATCTTATGGCGGCTGAGTGTGAATGGATTGGTTAGAGGCTGACCATATCGCGCATTCTGGAACAGGATGCTGAACAGAATATAGTTTACTAGCTCAAGCATATGTCCACTGAGAATATCTTGGTTAGTCGCTTCAGCTTCAAACCAAACTCTAAGTTCTTGTAGCTGGTTTTCTGCCCCATGCGTTTTAAACACGAGCCCCTTTTGTCTTCTGAATCTTGTTAAAACGCCATCAATCTGAGCAATCAAAGTGGGCACCACTACATTTGAAGGATTTTCCCTATTCTTTGCTCGCCTAAGTGTAGCAACACAATCTCGGAAGATTTTTATCCTACGCTTGAACAGCGGATTTTCCGCCCAACCTTCTACCATATTTGACAGGTTTTTAAAATCATTTTCTGAGAAGTATTCCCAGAAAAGAGCGTTCATCTCAGCGAGCTTGTTCCCTCTCTTCCTTCCAAGCTTTACTGCATCGTAAACAAAACTTTTTGGTAAAGACGGTGTAACAAACCAGTTGTATTTCTTCAGTACCCGAGCAGCCTTCTGTTCTGCGATGGGATAAATATTTTCAAAATCTTCCCAATACTTTGACAAACCGTCAAAGATGCTAGAGTGAGCATCAACCCAGCCTTGGTAAAAATTAATTTTTGGCTGTATCGCCTCTAGAAGGGAATCCGTGATCTTCTTGAAGTTTCCCGCAAGAGGATCATAGAAATTCATAGTTGGGAGTTGAAGCTTCGCCAACAGGTTATCGGTGATGTCCTTAGAAAACTTCTCTGCGATTTGAGCGGCTGTTGGTGTCATTCCGCTAACTAAATTTTCAATGCCAGATGCTTTGACGACATCGAACCCAGAAATGGGATTCACAAAATCAGGCATCTTAGGTCTCGCAGCCTCAATGATGTTCTGAAAGCCACTAATGGCCATTGTCATTTCTCTGTGCCTTGACATCCCCATCTCCTTTAGAGCCTCAAGAGCGGAATTTCGTGAAAGGCTCTGAGCTAGATATGAAAAGTGAGAAGTGCCAATGTTGCTAATTTTTCTCAAAGTCGCGTCCAACTCTTCTCTATCTTTCTTGAACTTTGATTCAACAGCATTCTTAAAACTAAAAAACACTTGATCATCCTTAACATCATCTAGGGACTGCTTCAATTCATTTCGTGCGTAGTCCTTAGCAATCTGGATAAATTCTATCTCAGCTAGGTTTTTTAACTCATTCAATTCTAATTTTGGAGATTTAAGCTGGTTTCCAATAGTTTTGAAGGTAAATTCCTTAGCATCCTTGATAGACCATAGCCAATCTTCAATCTGCTGCTGGTCATT is from Acidobacteriota bacterium and encodes:
- a CDS encoding YopX family protein, with protein sequence MNRIIKFRAWDKREKKMIVPEDLFDPYNIPVEPDEYGFTLKSKFELMQFTGLLDKNGSEIFEGDIVSWGSSRNMFIKYEDRGMYEFWHTETEKAHHWGIWNIHKELEVIGNIYENPELIINPPKAYEPCI